In Chitinophaga nivalis, a single genomic region encodes these proteins:
- a CDS encoding RagB/SusD family nutrient uptake outer membrane protein, with amino-acid sequence MAFTPGCKKYLEQLPDQRTEVNSPAKVAELLGSAYPRASYIPFLEGMSDNVQDKGTDRNDRANRQSWFWEDLTDREQDTPDFYWQNAYAAIAAANQALAVIDAASDKSAYSASKGEALLARAYAHFMLVTIYSKAYDAGTAGTDPGIPYVTTPENVVIKKYERKTVAYVYEQIEKDLTEGLPLINDNSYTGAPSYHFTTTAAHAFATRFYLFKKDYAKVVAHANSTFVGVSALPYLRPVNTVYSKMSPGVAQKEYTKATTKANLLLAESRSVWARNLETNRYGCDPKLADALRDINVSGASFDYKFYYRAPENQFTPKFEELFIRVDQNANIGTPWNMIPLLTAEEVLFNRAEANTELGNYDDAITDLNDFISQRATSYNPLLHSLSQNKVRAYYKTPDTRAALISSILTFKRSEFVFEGLRWFDILRHKLPVTHISFDGKTRRTLGPSDPRRMLQLPQEAQLSGLELNPR; translated from the coding sequence ATGGCATTCACACCAGGTTGCAAAAAGTACCTGGAACAATTGCCGGATCAACGTACAGAAGTAAATTCACCGGCCAAAGTAGCGGAGCTCCTGGGCTCTGCCTATCCCCGGGCCAGCTACATCCCTTTCCTGGAAGGCATGTCAGATAACGTACAGGACAAAGGTACCGACAGAAATGACCGGGCCAACCGCCAGTCCTGGTTCTGGGAAGACCTGACAGACAGGGAGCAGGACACCCCTGATTTTTACTGGCAGAATGCCTATGCCGCCATTGCTGCCGCCAATCAGGCACTGGCAGTAATAGACGCCGCCTCCGATAAATCCGCCTACAGCGCTTCAAAAGGAGAAGCCCTGCTGGCACGTGCCTACGCACATTTTATGCTGGTGACCATCTATTCAAAAGCCTATGATGCCGGTACTGCCGGCACCGATCCGGGCATCCCTTATGTTACCACACCGGAAAATGTAGTCATCAAAAAGTATGAGCGTAAAACGGTAGCTTATGTATACGAACAGATCGAAAAAGATCTGACAGAAGGTTTGCCACTCATCAACGATAACTCCTATACCGGCGCGCCATCCTATCATTTCACCACCACGGCAGCCCATGCATTTGCTACCCGCTTTTATCTTTTCAAAAAAGATTACGCTAAAGTAGTGGCACATGCCAACAGCACCTTCGTAGGTGTTTCTGCACTGCCTTACCTGCGGCCGGTAAATACCGTGTATTCTAAAATGTCGCCGGGTGTAGCCCAGAAAGAATATACCAAAGCTACTACCAAAGCCAACCTCCTGCTGGCTGAAAGCCGTTCTGTATGGGCCAGAAACCTGGAAACCAACCGTTATGGCTGCGACCCGAAACTGGCGGACGCCTTACGTGATATCAATGTCAGCGGCGCCAGCTTCGACTACAAATTTTATTACCGGGCGCCGGAAAATCAGTTTACCCCTAAATTTGAAGAACTCTTCATCCGGGTAGACCAGAATGCCAATATCGGTACCCCCTGGAATATGATTCCTTTATTAACGGCGGAAGAAGTGTTGTTCAACAGAGCAGAAGCCAATACCGAATTAGGTAATTATGATGATGCGATCACTGACCTCAATGACTTCATCAGTCAGCGGGCCACTTCCTACAATCCGCTCCTGCATAGTCTCAGCCAGAACAAGGTAAGGGCTTATTATAAAACACCGGATACCAGGGCTGCACTGATCAGCAGCATCCTCACCTTCAAACGTTCAGAGTTTGTTTTTGAAGGGCTGAGATGGTTCGATATTCTGCGGCACAAACTACCGGTAACGCATATATCTTTTGATGGCAAAACAAGACGTACCCTGGGCCCCAGTGATCCACGCCGTATGTTGCAACTGCCACAGGAAGCACAATTATCCGGACTGGAATTAAATCCCCGTTAA
- a CDS encoding SusC/RagA family TonB-linked outer membrane protein, with protein sequence MLLCVLFTVICLESRAVSVTNEQIQEKLENVLNKMEKKYNIVFVYDASVISKDMHIDLNPDNLSMQQALTQLSNKGIAFKVIGDKVILTRQTTPTPQQQEQVTVKGRVGTRAENGDVTFGPGISIVEKGTSNGTATDSKGEFTLKVKPGAILVFSMIGFKAQEVKQSGDKPIIISLEENITSLNQVVVTGYQTIDRKLFTGSASTLKAADVKRDGISDVSRMLEGRVAGVSIQNVSGTFGAAPKIRVRGATSITGDNKPLWVVDGVVLEDVVNISNEQLSTGDPSTLLGSSVAGLNPDDIESFQILKDAAATAMYGARAMNGVVVITTKKGRIGKPLISYTGNFSTYIKPTYNDFNILNSADQMSVYKSMESRGMLLYSKVATVPDGGVFSKLADKINDRTVYNDDKSKNEFLKRYALANTDWFDVLFRNSLMQEHSLSISSGTEKSQLYFSTSFLNDNGWTIGDKVKRFTGNARANFNISPKLTVGLITQGSIRDQRAPGSVGRVSNAVEGKFDRDFDINPFSYALNTSRTMTAYDENGNLEYFKRNFAPFNIINELQNNTLDLTMVDLKLQGEATYKITPTLKYTFLGALRYAKTNREHKVRESANMAMAYRAADNADVVNKNKFLYRDPDDPEAYPAVVLPYGGFYNTNDDYLVSYNVRNALEWSKTYHDTHMFMVYASQELRYANRQNKFNNGYGYQFDKGGVPYVDPRIIKQAVEGNFDFYGMTNYYDRFLAYMANAAYSYKGKYNINGTVRYDGSNLLGKSRNARWLPTWNISGSWNLDTEDFMKQQDLINRMTLRATYGLTASLQGKATNSSLITRSSKTYRPYLPEIETVINIDDLENSELTWEKQYETNIGIDIGMFKERLTVTIDGYNRNGFDLISPIRTSGIGGQFIKNANYADMKSKGLELTVGGAIIQQKDWGWRSQVNVAWNENKITNLKTNPNIWDLVRPDGGPRLDHPYRGLYSIDMEKLTSTDGTPVFTTEKGESRNDVNLQSDAIKYLKYNGPVDPKVTGGFYNAFRYKNLTLSALVTFSAGNVIRLNPAFSQTYTDLTAMPREFLDRWQMTGDENITNVPALSDLRVINKLTGITPYYTYNYSTARVADGGFIRMKQIALNYSLPVKYTAAIGFSNASLTLIANNPFLIYSDSKLKGQDPEFFQSGGVALPIPKQYTLSVKVGF encoded by the coding sequence ATGCTGCTCTGTGTGCTTTTTACTGTGATTTGCCTGGAAAGCCGGGCGGTCTCTGTTACCAATGAACAGATCCAGGAAAAGCTGGAAAATGTGCTGAATAAAATGGAGAAAAAATATAACATTGTATTTGTGTACGATGCCTCCGTGATCAGCAAAGACATGCACATCGACCTGAATCCCGATAACCTGTCTATGCAACAGGCGCTGACACAACTCAGCAATAAAGGCATTGCCTTTAAAGTAATCGGCGATAAAGTAATTCTTACCCGGCAAACAACGCCCACACCACAGCAACAGGAACAGGTAACCGTAAAAGGCCGCGTGGGTACCCGCGCCGAAAACGGCGATGTTACCTTTGGCCCGGGCATCAGCATTGTAGAAAAAGGTACCTCCAACGGTACAGCAACAGATAGCAAAGGAGAATTCACCCTCAAGGTGAAACCCGGCGCTATCCTGGTTTTCAGCATGATCGGATTTAAAGCCCAGGAAGTAAAACAATCCGGTGACAAACCTATCATCATCAGCCTGGAAGAAAATATCACCAGCCTCAATCAGGTAGTAGTAACCGGTTACCAGACCATTGACCGTAAATTATTTACCGGTTCTGCCAGCACCCTCAAAGCCGCAGACGTAAAAAGAGATGGTATCAGCGACGTAAGCCGTATGCTGGAAGGCCGCGTAGCAGGTGTTTCTATCCAAAACGTATCCGGTACCTTCGGAGCTGCCCCTAAAATAAGGGTACGCGGCGCCACCTCCATTACCGGCGACAACAAACCATTATGGGTAGTAGATGGGGTAGTATTGGAAGATGTGGTGAATATATCCAACGAACAATTATCCACCGGCGACCCTTCTACCCTGTTAGGCTCTTCTGTAGCAGGTTTGAACCCGGACGATATTGAAAGCTTTCAGATACTGAAAGATGCTGCTGCTACCGCTATGTATGGCGCCCGCGCCATGAACGGTGTAGTAGTGATCACCACCAAAAAAGGACGTATCGGCAAACCGCTCATCTCCTACACCGGTAACTTCTCTACCTACATCAAACCTACTTACAATGATTTCAATATCCTGAATTCTGCAGATCAGATGTCGGTATATAAATCAATGGAAAGCAGAGGTATGCTCCTTTATAGTAAAGTAGCTACGGTACCGGATGGCGGCGTATTCAGCAAACTCGCCGACAAAATCAACGACCGCACTGTTTACAACGACGATAAATCTAAAAATGAATTCTTAAAGCGGTATGCACTTGCCAACACCGACTGGTTTGATGTATTATTCCGGAACTCCCTGATGCAGGAACATTCCCTCAGTATCTCTTCCGGTACAGAGAAATCACAACTGTACTTCTCTACCAGCTTCCTGAACGATAACGGATGGACCATCGGCGATAAAGTGAAACGCTTTACCGGTAACGCCCGTGCCAACTTCAACATCAGCCCTAAATTAACGGTAGGTCTCATCACCCAGGGATCTATCAGGGACCAACGTGCACCTGGTAGTGTGGGCCGTGTAAGTAACGCTGTAGAAGGTAAATTCGACCGCGACTTCGACATCAACCCATTCAGCTATGCACTGAACACCAGCCGCACCATGACCGCCTATGACGAAAATGGTAACCTGGAATATTTCAAACGCAATTTTGCACCGTTCAACATCATCAATGAACTGCAGAACAACACGCTGGACCTCACCATGGTAGACCTCAAATTACAGGGTGAAGCTACCTACAAAATAACACCTACCCTGAAATACACTTTCCTGGGTGCCCTCCGTTATGCGAAAACAAACCGTGAACATAAAGTAAGGGAAAGTGCCAACATGGCGATGGCTTACCGCGCTGCCGACAATGCAGACGTAGTGAATAAAAACAAATTCCTCTACCGTGATCCGGATGATCCGGAAGCATATCCTGCTGTAGTACTCCCTTATGGCGGTTTCTATAATACCAACGACGATTATCTGGTGAGCTACAACGTGCGCAACGCCCTGGAATGGAGTAAGACCTACCACGACACCCACATGTTTATGGTATACGCTTCCCAGGAATTACGCTATGCCAACCGGCAGAATAAATTCAATAACGGATACGGTTACCAGTTTGATAAAGGTGGTGTGCCATATGTAGACCCACGTATTATTAAACAGGCGGTAGAAGGCAACTTCGACTTCTATGGCATGACAAACTACTACGATCGTTTCCTCGCCTACATGGCCAATGCCGCTTATTCCTACAAAGGCAAATACAACATCAACGGAACAGTAAGATATGATGGCTCCAACCTGCTGGGTAAATCCCGTAATGCCCGCTGGCTGCCTACCTGGAACATCAGCGGATCCTGGAACCTGGATACCGAAGATTTCATGAAACAACAGGACCTGATCAACCGTATGACCCTCCGTGCTACGTATGGTCTTACTGCCAGCCTGCAGGGAAAAGCTACCAACTCCAGCCTGATCACCCGCAGCAGTAAAACCTACCGTCCTTACCTGCCGGAAATTGAAACTGTTATTAACATAGATGATCTCGAGAACTCCGAACTCACCTGGGAAAAACAGTATGAAACCAACATCGGTATCGACATCGGCATGTTCAAGGAAAGATTAACCGTTACGATTGATGGTTACAACCGTAATGGCTTTGACCTGATCAGCCCTATCCGTACTTCCGGTATCGGCGGCCAGTTCATCAAAAATGCCAACTATGCGGATATGAAATCAAAAGGATTGGAACTGACCGTAGGCGGCGCCATCATCCAGCAAAAAGACTGGGGTTGGAGAAGCCAGGTGAACGTGGCCTGGAACGAAAATAAAATCACCAACCTGAAAACCAATCCTAATATCTGGGACCTGGTAAGACCAGATGGTGGCCCAAGACTGGATCATCCTTACAGAGGCCTGTACTCCATTGATATGGAAAAACTCACCTCTACAGATGGTACACCTGTTTTCACTACCGAAAAAGGCGAAAGCAGAAATGACGTGAATCTGCAAAGCGATGCGATCAAATACCTGAAATACAATGGTCCGGTAGATCCTAAGGTAACCGGTGGTTTCTATAACGCCTTCCGCTATAAAAACCTCACCCTCTCTGCGTTGGTAACTTTCAGTGCAGGTAATGTGATCCGCCTGAATCCGGCCTTCAGCCAGACTTACACCGACCTTACCGCTATGCCCCGGGAATTCCTGGATCGCTGGCAGATGACCGGAGACGAAAACATCACCAATGTACCGGCATTATCTGATTTACGTGTCATCAACAAACTCACAGGTATCACACCTTATTATACCTATAACTATTCTACTGCCCGGGTGGCCGACGGAGGATTTATCCGTATGAAACAGATTGCGCTGAACTACAGCCTGCCTGTAAAATACACGGCTGCTATTGGTTTCAGCAATGCCTCCCTCACCCTGATTGCCAACAATCCATTCCTGATTTATTCCGATTCGAAACTGAAAGGTCAGGACCCTGAGTTCTTCCAATCCGGCGGTGTGGCATTACCCATTCCAAAGCAGTATACCTTATCCGTAAAAGTTGGTTTCTAA
- a CDS encoding zinc-binding metallopeptidase, translated as MKSVYIRIMLAAGLLITAAGCNKKEDLDISNLFPENTPAPTAIDNWITANYTKPYNIEVKYRWQPFEAPTDKTLVPIQEEKVVPIMDIVSKTWIAPYIKIAGLPFFLKYTPKQFILIGSPKYNSNGTIGLGEAEGGKSIQLLQLNLYHAKNEAFIKQMLHTIHHEFAHILHQNILYPREFKNITPGSYTSNWNLTSQADALAMGFITPYSRASFDEDFVEIASTMLTEGKAGFEKIVNSTPNTTGQQLIRQKAQIVRSYFINTWKIDFDKLQSTTVTAIAEVIK; from the coding sequence ATGAAATCCGTATATATCAGAATCATGCTGGCTGCCGGTTTATTAATAACCGCAGCAGGCTGTAATAAAAAAGAGGACCTGGATATCTCCAATCTGTTTCCGGAGAATACGCCCGCTCCCACTGCCATCGATAACTGGATTACTGCCAATTATACCAAACCTTACAACATCGAAGTGAAATATCGCTGGCAGCCTTTTGAAGCGCCTACCGATAAAACGCTCGTGCCTATACAGGAAGAAAAAGTAGTGCCCATTATGGACATTGTCAGCAAAACCTGGATAGCGCCCTATATCAAAATAGCCGGGCTGCCTTTCTTCCTGAAATACACGCCCAAACAATTCATACTGATCGGGAGTCCTAAATATAATAGCAACGGTACCATCGGCCTCGGAGAAGCAGAAGGGGGCAAAAGTATTCAGTTGCTGCAACTGAATCTCTATCATGCCAAAAATGAAGCATTCATCAAGCAGATGCTGCACACTATTCACCATGAATTTGCGCATATCCTGCACCAGAATATTTTGTATCCCCGGGAGTTTAAAAACATTACACCCGGTAGCTATACCAGCAACTGGAACCTGACTTCCCAGGCAGATGCGCTGGCAATGGGTTTTATCACCCCCTATTCCAGAGCCAGTTTCGATGAAGACTTCGTGGAAATTGCCTCTACTATGCTGACAGAAGGGAAAGCAGGATTTGAAAAAATTGTAAACAGTACACCCAATACCACCGGTCAGCAACTGATCCGGCAAAAAGCACAGATCGTCAGAAGCTATTTTATCAATACCTGGAAAATAGACTTCGACAAACTGCAAAGCACTACTGTAACTGCTATTGCAGAAGTTATCAAATAG